The nucleotide window GATTGAATAGATTGTGCAatattgaatcatttgaatGTATGTATGGAAATCAGGAAAACTGGAAACTAGAAACTGCTGAAAACTGAAAATCAGTGTTTTTATATGGAAAAACAGAGGAACAGAGTTTGGAACCGATCTGAGATTGGAACAGAAAAACCGATAAACCGAGCTTGGAACCGAACTAATATTGGAACCGAAAAACAGAGAAACTGACCCGAGAATGATCGGTTCGGTTCTATATCGGttcttgataaaaataaaaataaacatcaAACCCGAACTGATGATCACTTGTCGGTTCCGGTTCCGGGTTCACTACTTGAAACTGGAGAACCGACCCGAGGCCAGCCCTAGTCTCAATTAGGGTTTGGAAGCTCTCCAACATTCATGGTGGAACTGCAAAACAACTGCCCAATGTGTCCAGTTATCAACCTTCATTTGAAGTGCGGAAGCTTTCCTCAAGCTCTGGTCAATTCCAGGCTACTCaaggttttgacttttgagcaACAACGACTGTGTGGTTAATAGTGGTTTACCATTGGCACCTCTGCAAAAGATTTCCTTCAATTATTCTCACCAAATGTATCTGATGTCTCCTAAAATCTGGTATTTTCAGTGTGCATGAGTGAGAGACGAGTGATTATCACTAACCGTTAGCACCTTTATTatcctttgctttgtattttgttGGTCAGCTAATGTGATTTAGATGCCTTAAGGCTATAGGGTAAGGTTTCATATCATCCCAACCACCAATTGGAATGTAAAAGAGTATTTAGCCAGTGTTCAAAATCAGGTCTCTTGCAGACTTGCGGCAAATTCATTACATGAAAATCCAGTTCTGCAAATCAAAGAATCTTTTGGATAAGTAGCAAAAGAAGAGGGATATATTGAGTACATAAACAACAGACTATGACCAACATTTTGGATCCGTAAAAGAAACAAGCATAAAAAGCACTATGGACCAAACTATCTAATGGATAGATAAGAGGTAGTTGAGCAAACATATACTAGATATTGAGCTTTCAACTTGCATTAATTCGAAGAAGGCTAAAAAATGTggaaatgatggaagttgtCCAAATATGCTTCAACAATGACAACAGTTCTTCACCTCTTACACAACAAATCGACAAATATCATGGAAAGCATCACAACACATAACAATGGTTAAAAATGGCAAAGCAGCCAACTTGTGTTTAAAGTGCACTGAAGGCAAATACATTCTCAGATGAACTAAGCATCAATTGAGAATGCAAGACAACAGATAATAAATAGAAAATGCACAATGAAACTGCAGAGGCAGAGGAACCAAGTGCACATACCGACTTTGTTTTAAATGCTGTTTTTATTTGATCTAAGACAACCTCTAGCTGCGCactaccatttggtctagtgaaaCTCACAGCATTAGGGTTTCTTTAACTCCTTTCTGAATTTGGTGCTGCCTCAGTTAAAACGGATATCAAAATACACTTATCAAcaatgatgaaaaaaaaaaatatatatatatatatatatagaggaccgttttgaagaggacgtccgcaacccataAAAAGTGTGGACGTCCCTCCTCCGGCGTCAAGACAGTGGCGATGGCTGCGCTGCGGTTGCCGAACGAACCCTCTGAACATCCCAGACCACTTTCCAGTAGGGTGGACTCGCCGGTAACCACTTTCCAATCGACCTTGATCGGACTACCACTTTGCAGTTGACCACGCTGCCCAGACCTCCGACCTCGATCTCGTTGGCCTTTGTCTTCACTGCAAACAAGAGGAGCGCTGCTGTCGGAGCTTGATCCAGGAGAAAGGAGGGACATCTGCACTTTTtatgggttgcggacgtcctcttcagaacattttcgtgtatatatatatatatatatatatatatatatatatatatatatataaggagtCAAAGAAACCCTAATGTTGTGGgtgtcactagaccaaatggtagtGCGCAGCTAGAGGTTGTCTTAGATCAAATAAAAACAGCATTTAAAACAAAGTCGGTATGTGCACTTGGTTCCTCTGCCTCTGCAGTTTCATTGTGCATTTTCTAGTTATTATCTGTTGTCTTGCATTCTCAATTGATGCTTAGTTCATCTGAGAATGTATTTGCCTTCAGTGCACTTTAAACACAAGTTGGCTGCTTTGCCATTTTTAACCATTGTTATGTGTTGTGATGCTTTCCATGATATTTGTTGATTTGCTgtgtaagatatatatatatatatatatatatatatggattaaattcagtttaccccctgaggtttgggggtaattttATGTTAGTCTCTGTCCTTTCAATTTAATTAGTTTACCCCCGAAGCTTGTCAATTCTCCTCAACTGTGTCCATTCCATCCAATTTGGACATTAAGTCTGatttttgagggctaaaatggtcatttcaagacaaaaaaaaaaaggaattttattattatttaaaaaaaaaattcttctgttttttaatttttcttcaacctatacacctcaagttataataggtttataagaacaaaaagatactctaggtggttgaaagccgctcgctgatctacgatatttgtgatatatctccgataaagtaaagaattttaggagatatccccaataaagtgaagaaatatctgtaaaaaacgattttacactttatctataaatatttgtaaaaaatgattttacacagatatttcttcacgattttacactttatctgtaaaaataattttacacagacATTTTTTCACTTtgttggggatatatcctaaaattcttctctttttcgaagatatatcataaatatcgtagatcagcgagcgactttcaaccacctagagtatctttttgtttttataaacctattataacttatggtgtataggttgaagacaaaatttatataaaaataaaaataaaaataaagatggaaaaaaaatgaaaaaaaaaagatggaaaaaaatgaaaaataaaaacagaaaaaataaaaataaaaacaaaatttttgaaaaacaaaaaaacaaaaaaattaaaaaaaaatcttttctttttaaaattttttttcatgaaatgaccattttagccctcaaaagtcagacttaacggtccaaattggacacggctgactgAAATTAGAAAGcttaggggggtaaactgaatttattcctatatatatatatatatatatatatacaagcccATTCCAAAGCAGATGTCCGCACtttgctaaagtgcggacggcaaCGCAGCAGCGGCATTCCAGGAGGCCACGGTGGCTCTGGGCTTGGCGaacggaggccggaggcatcctGGACCGTTCGGGGTAGCGTTCGAGGTCAGAGGAGGTCGGAGTTGTAGGTTTTTGGGCAGcaacctcacctgcaactgcaggtttctgggcagcgctgCAACCACGTCGCCGGCGAATCCACCGACTGCAGACCGGTCCGTCCGACCCCTGGCGTCAGTCAGGTAAGCCCAGCCGCTCCTTCGCACCCCGGGCCGAGTTGCAGCGTTGACGTCTGCACTTTAACAACAGTGCGGACATCCTCTTTAGAATCACTccgtgtatgtgtgtgtgtgtgtgtgtgtatatatatacgggaatgttctgaagaggacgtccacaacccagaaaaagtgcggatgtCCCTCCTCCAGCATCGGGAAGGCGGCGATCGCTGCTTTGCGGGTGCCAGACGCACCCTCTGGACATCCCAGACAGCCTCGATCAAGTGGTGACGGCGAAAGTGATCGGAAACTCGGCGGTGTGCAGCGAGCTCGCCGGAAACCATGGaagcccagaaacctgcaaccccgacctccttCGACCTCGATTTCTgcccagaagaggtctgggacTCCTTCGGCCTTCAGCCGGCCAGCCTCGAGCCGCTGTCTCCTGTTgcatcgacgtccgcactttttctgagtTTTGAACATCCGCTTCAGATCCTTcccgtacacacacacacacacacaaacaacaaggttccaaagaggacgtccttgCTATACATAATCTGCGGATGGGTTGAGAAAAGCCGTTCGTTTCTTTAAATGAAAGCCAACGGCCCAGATCGATCTCCTTGAAAACCAAAACGCGGGTCGAACTAATCTGTTCCACAACGATCAACTGTAGACTCTCCACTTTGGTTTCATCGAAGTCTCTGGTTCTGGTTCGATCAGTTCTCCACAATCTCTTCTCATCTCGTCTCCAAATACTAGATAGAGAACTCAAGTTGCACGATTGTTGCAACTGaagctttcttttttcctttctctcatGAAAATTGCATCTCTCTTATGGTCCCGACATCCCTTGGAGTTTTAGCGCCAAAAGTTGCAAACTTGGAAGCAGAGAAACACATCTACAGTATGGAttctatctcttttctgatttgtttgatttccaattacaaaatctagggttttttttccatattttgggacttttcttctttctgtttttgggtttggtttttgtttcAATTGTTGATCTTATGTGTGCTTTTCAGTTTCAAATAAATGGAGTCAGAGGATGATCAAGTTTATATTCCTCAAGTAAAGGCAGAGTTGATGCCTAAATTATACCAAGAGTTTGGAACAATAGATGATGTTGCTGCTTTCTAGAATAGATACGCAAAAGAAGCAGGGTTTAGTATTAGAAGTCATTCTAATGCGACCAGCAAAGATAAGAAACAACTTATGAGGAAGGAGTATGTCTGTTATAAGCAAGGAGATTCCAAAGTTGAAGGAGAAAAGCATAAGAGAGGATTACCAAAAGTGGGTTGTAAAGCGAGAATTGCAgttgtgagaaagaaggagtcTGGAAGATTTGCAATCTCTGTATTTGTTGAGGCTCACAACCATCCATTAACAAGCCCGCCTAGAGTACATTTGTTGAGATCTCACCGTTGTGTTTCAGAAGTTAACACAGTTCTATCACAGCAACTAAGCTTGGTGAATGTGGAGAAACATAAACAGTTTGAATTATTTGGTGTTCAGGCAGGTGGCATTCAAAATATTGGTTTTATACAGTGTGATCTATATAATTATGGAAGAACTTGTCGTGAAGAGAAGAAGGGGCGTGATGGAGATCTACTATACATGCATTTTgagaatgagaaagaaaaagattctTCTTTTGTCTATACAATGGATGGAGATGAGGAAAACAGAGTAACACGGTGCTTTTGGGCTGACTCAATTTCAAGACGAGCTTATAGCTTTTATGGAGATGTATTTATCTTTGATACTACATACAACACAAATCGGTATGGAATGATTTTTGCACCATTCACTGGTGTTAACAATCATGGGCAGACAATCATCTTTGCTTGTGCATTCTTGAATGATGAGACAGCCGATACTTTTGTTTGgttattcaaggaatttctaaATGCTATGCCAGGAGATGCACTAGAAAATGACCCCAAGATGATCATTACCGACCAAGATCCTGCTATGACTAAAGCCATTTCAGAAGCACTCCCACAAACATTTCATAGATATTGCAGTTGCACATTCTTAATAAATTTTCTGAGAAGTTAGACGCGATTAAATATCGGGATTTCTACCAAGACTTTCATAGCTGCATATGGAATTCAAGTAGTagagaggagtttgactcaaGATGGATTGAAATTATTGAGAAGAGTGGGTTGAGTGATAACAAGTGGCTGGAGTCGATATACGAAATTCGTTCATCATGGATACCAGCATATGTCAATCATGTTTTCTCAGCTGGAATGTCAAGTAGTCAAAGAGCAGAGAGTCAACATTCTTTCTTCAAGAATTATGTTTCTAAGTGGAATTCATTGGTGGAATTTATGGTTCAGTTTAAAAGGGGACTTCTTCACCAACGACATTATGAGTTAGAGGAGGATCATATTAATATTGATGAGAAGGCAAAAACTGTCATGTCCCTTGACATAGAAGATCATATGGCCAAGGTTTATACACGTAAACTATTTGATGAAGTTCAAGAACAGTTGAGAGAGAGCTTCAAATATAAACTTGAACTTGTGTTTGAAAATGTCACTCAAGAACAGTTTAAGGTTATACGAAAGAACATTGATACTTGTAAGTCTCATGAACTTACTTATGAAAAGGAATCTGATTTTGCATCATGCAGCTGTAGAATGTTTGACAGTCAAGGTTTCCCATGTCGGCATGTTTTGGCATATTTGATTAAGATCCAAGATGTTGATAAATTGCCAATTCAGTACATCTTGAATAGATGGACTAAAGCTACAAGACATAGAGTTGTGTTAGATTGTAATGGAATGGAGATAAAAGATAACAAAGCTTTACTTGCAAGGAGGACTAAACTATTCCAGCATGCTACATATGCAATTGATAAGGTTATGGTGAGTGATGAGGCTACCAAGGTTATGGTGAGTGATGAGGCTACCAAGCTGTTTATGGAAGCATTGGATGCTTTTTTGGAGAATATTAAACCATTAATTAGTAATGAAGGTGGACAAACTACAGTAGATTTGGAGACCGAGACCAACAATGCTACTATTCGGCATGTTTTTAATGAACCACATCAAGTGAGAGCAATTAAAAGGGTGTGGGAGTAGgttgaagaaaggaaaagagaagaggaaagTTAATGTAAATGCCAGTCAAGGTAGGCAATGCCATGGATGTGGACTATTTGGTCAGTCACATGACAAAAGAAATTGTCCAACACTTCATGGAAGGTAAGATAACTGTGTTTGATATTATTGTTCATGGCAACATTTTTATCGATTGATATTGATGACTTTATTTTTGCTTATTTATGTAGACCTGCTATTGATGAAAATGGAGATTCAAGCTCCACTAGTATGGATGAGGATAGTTGTTCATCATCTCATTTGGCAGAATAATGTCTCAAAAATATCAGTTCACTACCAGAAAACATGCTCTTTAAGGTAAGCTTTGAGTTTTTTGTATTTGGTATTTTTTGGATTTTGCATCTGATTTGGTCAGTTTTAAGGGATATTGCTACTgtgcttgtgtttgatttgttcaGAAATAGCATTTgttgattggttttgaatttgttgAGAAATAGCTACTGTGCTTGTGTTTTATTTGTTCAGAAATAgctattggttttggttttgagtttCTTGATAAATATGTGGATttcttgtgtttgatttgttcaGAAATAGCTGCAGTagattggttttgaatttgttttgaaatAGCTACTATGCTTGTGTTTTATTTGTTCAGAAATAgctattggttttggttttgagtttCTTGATAAATAGGTAGATtgcttgtgtttgatttgttcaGAAATAGTTGCAGTagattggttttgaatttgttttgaaatAGCTACTGTGCTTGTGTTTTATTTGTTCAGAAATAgctattggttttggttttgagtttCTTGATAAATAGGTAGATtgcttgtgtttgatttgttcaGAAATAACTGTAGTAGATtggtttggatttgttttgaaatagcTACTgtgcttgtgtttgatttgttcaGAAATAGCATTTgttgattggttttgagtttgttgagaaatagCTACTGTGTAAGCTTTGATTTGTTGAGAAATAGCTACTGTGTAAGCTTTGATTTGTTGAGAAACAGCTATTGTGATCTTCATTTACAAGTTTGGTTTTCAGTTTATTGAGTCTGTTTGATTCGGCAGGTTTTGGATGCATTTATAATCTTCATGGAAGGTTTGATTCTGCAGGTTTTGGTCAGTCACTGATCAGTTTATGGGAAGACGATTTTGTGGTCTCTTTGATTCTGCAGGTTTTGGATGCAGTGATCAGTTTATGGCAAGGCGGTGTTTTGGTGGTCTCTTTGCATTCTGCAGGTTTTGGAAGACATTTTGGATCATTTCAAGATTATATGGTAGAGTGAGGATCATTGTGAATTATTATGTAATGGTTTCAATTGTGGATACTCAATTGTTGCTGATTTGTAATGATTACAGATGATTTGTAATGATTCCAGAAAATGAAGTGTGGAATGACTTAATATGCAATGTTAGACTCAAAATGTTCCAATCTGGAGCAAAATGACTTGATATATACTTTGATTGACTCAAAATGTTCCAATCTGGAGCAAAATGACTTGATATATACTTTGATTGACTCAAAATGTTCCAATCTGGAGCAAAACTTTAACATTGCATATTGACTCAAAATGTGGAGCAAAATGACTTTAACATTGCATATTGACTCAAAATGTGGACCAAAATGTGGAGCAAAATGACTTAATATGCAACATTTGTCAATCGGATACAATCTACAAAGACTAAAGCCATTTCATTCGTTCTATATTTCTGTAGAGTACAACAAATGAGAAATAGCTTAGCAAGAGCAAAGCTCTGTGATTCCAGAAAATGCACATTACATTCACATGTTCTATACACTGTGATTCCAGAAAATGCACATTACATTTAGTGTTTACTACTACAAACATTCCACCAATGACCATAGTTTTCCTATCCCACAGCCAATACATTATGCAGCAACCAACCAATCCACCTCCCTCGCATTTGATCGTCACTCACTGCCGGTGCATCCCAAACTTGAAGAATCAAACACATCACAAAATTCATAACAATATTCACCAACTGAACTTTGCTTGAACTTCCTTCCATACTTTTTGAATTGCTCCTTTAATTTCTCCTTCTACCAAACACTTCAATCAAATCTATAtacaaaatcagtaatcccaaattagtaatccaaaatcagtaatcccaaaatcagtaatcccaaaTCAGTAATCCAAAATCAGTAATTCCAAATCAGTAATTCCAAATCAGTAatccaaaatcagtaatcccaaaatcagtaatcccaaaTTAAATTTCCCAAAATCAGTAAACCCTAAATCAGTTCTACCCAATCTTCAATAATCCCAAATCGGTAATCCCAAATCTTCAAACTCAGAAAACTCAAAGCTTTACCTTATATGGCGACTTGAGGACCTTCATCGGGGTTTGTGCTGGTGATGAGCTCCGTTGACCACGTCATCGTCGAACCCAAACGCCAGCAGTGAGGAGGACTAAGGAGATGACGAGGTTCGGTGGGGACTGATATCGGGTGTCGCCGGTGGAATCACTCCGGAGATGAGTTTCTAGTATTTGGAGAGGAGAAGACCTGGATTTTGGGTGGAGATGAGATGGAGAACCAACGTCCTTGGTTGCATCGAAGTGGAGAGTCTACAGTTCGTCTGAGGAGGCTTTGTACTTCGACCCGCGTTTTGGTTTTCAAGGAGATCGATCTGGGCCGTTggctttcatttaaaaaaatggACGGCTGTCCGCAACCCATCCGCAGATTATGTATAGcaaggacgtcctctttggaaccttgctatatgtgtgtgtgtgtgtgtgtatacagggcccttctagtgagggatccttttttttggttttttatagggataggcatttcaatcatattttcacatcttaaccgttcagtttttaggtcataatatatagatcactttaccaaattttcagccaatttgatgattattaaagcatccaaaactgtaatttatcattataaacacgaacggttccggttcgacaaattcggtccgttcgtgtaaattgcagttttggatgccttaacgatcaccaatttggctgaaaatttgcagaagtgatttatacattaggacctaaaaagggaacggttaagatgtgaaaatatgatctaaaagttggtataatgcctatccctataaaaaaccaaaaataggggtcccttagtggaagccctatatatatatatgcaaagaTCAGAGACAGACGTCCGCGAATTTGAAAACTGTGGATTAAATGACGT belongs to Rosa chinensis cultivar Old Blush chromosome 4, RchiOBHm-V2, whole genome shotgun sequence and includes:
- the LOC112199155 gene encoding protein FAR1-RELATED SEQUENCE 5-like, encoding MRKEYVCYKQGDSKVEGEKHKRGLPKVGCKARIAVVRKKESGRFAISVFVEAHNHPLTSPPRVHLLRSHRCVSEVNTVLSQQLSLVNVEKHKQFELFGVQAGGIQNIGFIQCDLYNYGRTCREEKKGRDGDLLYMHFENEKEKDSSFVYTMDGDEENRVTRCFWADSISRRAYSFYGDVFIFDTTYNTNRYGMIFAPFTGVNNHGQTIIFACAFLNDETADTFVWLFKEFLNAMPGDALENDPKMIITDQDPAMTKAISELDAIKYRDFYQDFHSCIWNSSSREEFDSRWIEIIEKSGLSDNKWLESIYEIRSSWIPAYVNHVFSAGMSSSQRAESQHSFFKNYVSKWNSLVEFMVQFKRGLLHQRHYELEEDHINIDEKAKTVMSLDIEDHMAKVYTRKLFDEVQEQLRESFKYKLELVFENVTQEQFKVIRKNIDTCKSHELTYEKESDFASCSCRMFDSQGFPCRHVLAYLIKIQDVDKLPIQYILNRWTKATRHRVVLDCNGMEIKDNKALLARRTKLFQHATYAIDKVMVSDEATKVMVSDEATKLFMEALDAFLENIKPLISNEGGQTTVDLETETNNATIRHVFNEPHQVRAIKRVWE